The genomic window ACCCAACTCAAACTCAGCGGTCGTCTTATTGTGTGTCTGGCTGCCGCTTGGTATTCTCGTACGAATCACTCGATCCAATTTATCAAAATTCAATTTAATATTTTTCTTAATTTTTACAACGTACAATCCACAGCCAATATCTACGCCAACGAGATTTGGTACGATCTTATCACCAATTGTCATTGTTGTACCGATTACACAACCTGTTCCGCTATGCGTATCCGGCATAATCCTGATTTTGCTCTCCTTCGTAAACGACTGATTACACAGACCAATAATCTGACCAATCGTTCCTTCACCGATTAAATCTGTATAGATTGTTGCTTCATTATATTTTCCTTGTAGTGTTAACATTCTGCTTCCTCTTTCAGTAGCTATGACTGGCCGATAGGCAATCATAGCTGTTCTATTTTGACATAGAGGGCAGGTAAAACATTTGATCTGACCTCTACTTATTCGCTAATTTCCTTCTTCGTTACAATCATTGGTAACACCTCCGTTAAAATTATATAGCCATTAAACTGCTTCTCTTCTTTCTTTACACGACTTATTTTCATCATTTAAAAGCACAAAAAGACCCGTTGATCCAGAAAAATGATCAACGGGTCTTTTCTATCTGAAAACAGATGAAATCTATACTGTAGAGAGTGCATGAAAAGCTTTCCCGCACCATTCAACAGTATTACCGAATCTACAATCATTCTTCATTTTTCCACTGAAATGTCTGTTTTGGTTCATCATAATCATGCCTCTCCTTTCATTATTGGTTTATTGTTTGCTCTTTCAAAATCATTGATAATAACAAACAAATGTAATTTAATTACTTCGTAATGGTATCATGCAACTTTAATCATTGTCAATCTATTTTTCTATTTTGTCTAACGCCTTCTTTTACTTCCTTTTCAGTAACGTCTATTCATTAGCCAATCTGATCTTTAGCTACCGAAAAATCTACTTCCATATTGTCACTCTCAAAATAAGTATATTCTCCGTTGGGCATTACCCAGTTCACCTTGACGTGTCCTGGTAACCAATGACCGCCTTGCTTCTGATACCTTTCGTAAGTAACAAACCATGGAACTAGCTTACTACTCTTGCCGTTGTCATCTCGGTACCGATCCTCTGTATCAAAGCGGGCAATATTACCATGCTCATCAAAGGTAAATTGGCCCTTAGCAGATACACCTTGCCAGGCGATTTGTCCTTCAACTGTTTGCTCATCAATAATTGTCCAAGAAACAAAATCCTGTAAAAACAATGCCGGCATAAATACAGCATCTGCCAACGCTGTGATTAGTTGGCCTTGGTCCATCTCCGGTCCAGTTGATCGAAACAATTGAATTTGCTTCGCGAGTATACCTGTCATCGATCCTACACCATCAATTGTACTGTCCTTCGCTTGGATTGGTAAACCAAACATTCGACCAGTCAAAAATGCATGTCGATCCGGTCGTTCAACAAAGTTGACCTGTTGAAAATCGATCGCCATCGGTTCTTTATCCTCTGACATACGAAATTTCGTGTTATAAAAACGAATGTGCATATTGCTCATTAACGGTTGATTAAGATATCCGCCATTTTCAATATGCTTTTGAATCTGCTCCGGAAGCTCTTGCATCGTCTCTTTCGTAAACCGTTTCGATGTTGCTTGCTCTCTCTCTGTTGCTTTAAACGATACAGCAATATCATCTAAATAGTTCCTCCACAACTTGCCTCCAGGAAGTGCCAGATAAATCAGCGCTATACCTACACATATAATTAGAATTCCCACTAAAAGCATTCGATTCCACCTCAATTTCTTTCCTACGTTCTTATTCATTCGATTCCCGCTCCATCCGTTCGATGTTCTGTTGCAGCTGCAGGATCCCCTTGAACAAACTAGTCATCATCTCACTATCAATGCCATGAAATAATGACATCAAAAAGGCCTCTTCCGTCTCTCCACGTTCATCAAAATATGTTCGGCAATACTCCGTCAGCGAAATAACAACTACCCTCTTATCTTTAGGATGCTTTTCCAATGTAAGAAAGCCTTGCTTTTCCAAAATAACAGCCATCTTCTTGATATTCTGATGGGAGCTGCCAATAATTTCTGCGGCTTCTCCAATGGTCAGCGATTGCTTTTCGCTTTTAGTGATAACAGCAATCAGCATCCATTGCTTGATCGTTACGTAATCCTCTAACTTATCGCCAAGCTTTTGCATTCGATTGGCCAATGCAAAAATACTGGCAAAGATATATTCTCTTTCCGGTATCGTAGTCATTTTTATTCCTCCTCAAAAACATAACTGGTTACCTAATTATATAACCAGTTACCTTTTATGTCAATGATGGTTTCTATTCCTTTCCAAACTCACAACAAACGTAAAAACACACTCTTGGAAAGCATTCCAAGAGTGTGTTGATTCGCATGATTATGCGTTATATGCATCGATAATGATTTGTTTCAATTCACTGATCAATGGTTCCTTAGGATTAGCAGTAGTACATTGGTCTTCATAAGCCAATTCAGCCATATGATCAACAGTAGTGTCTAATGTTTCTTGTGTAACGCCCTGCGCTTTCAAGCTCATATCGATTCCTACTGAAGTTCCAAGGTCAGCAACAGCTTTAACTAAAGAATCTACTAATTCAGCAGTTGTTTTCCCTTTCAGACCCAAGAATTTCGCAATATCAGCGTAATCTGTATCTGCACGGAAGTAGTCATATTTAGGGAACATTGCATGTTTTGAAGGATCTTTGGCATTGTAACGGATAATATGAGGCAATAGAATTGCGTTCGTACGTCCGTGAGGAATACCATATTCTCCACCAATTTTATGCGCGATTGAGTGACAAATTCCCAAGAATGCATTCGCGAATGCCATACCAGCCATTGTAGAAGCGTTATGCATTTTTTCACGAGATTCCATATCAGGAGTTTTCACTGATTTTTCTAAATAGTCAAAGACTAATTTGATTGCTTGTAAGCTCAATCCACGAGTATAGTCTGATGCCATAACTGATACATAAGACTCGATTGCGTGTGTCAATACGTCCATACCAGTATCAGCTGTTACAGATGCAGGAACTGACATAACGAATTGAGGGTCAACGATTGCTACGTCTGGTGTCAAAGCGTAATCTGCCAATGGGTATTTCACGTGCGTATCGCTATCAGTGATAACAGCAAATGGTGTTACTTCTGAACCAGTACCTGAAGTCGTAGGGATACATACAAACTGAGTTTTTTCAGGTTTGTCGATCTTGTACGTACGTTTACGGATATCCAAGAATTTTTGTTTTGCGCCGAAGAATGAAGTATCTGGGTGCTCATAGAACATCCACATGCCCTTCGCAGCATCCATTGCAGATCCCCCACCTAATGCGATGATCGTATCTGGCTTGAAGTCTGCCATTACTTTTGTTCCAGCGTATACTGTATTTGTAGACGGGTTAGGTTCTACATCAGAGAATACTTCGATTTGTACATCGTTTTTACGTTTTTGTAATTCTTTACGAACTGTATCAGCGTAACCGAATTGAACCATACCTGGGTCACAAACGATCATTACGCGTTCTACATTTTCCATTTTTTGCAAGTACTGTAATGAGTTCTTTTCAAAGAAAATTTTTGGTGGTAATTTAAACCATTGCATATTATTTCTCCGTTTCGCTACAGTTTTGATGTTGATCAAGTTGATTGCAGATACGTTCTTAGATACAGAGTTTTTACCATAAGAACCACAACCTAATGTCAATGAAGGAATCATTTCGTTGTAGATATTACCGATTCCGCCTTCTGCTGATGGAGAGTTAACCAATACACGACAAGCTTTCATGCGGATACCAAATTTGATTTGCAGGTCTTCATCTTCTGTATGGATAACAGCTGTATGGCCTAATCCACCTAATTCAAGCATTGCTTCACATAAATCAAAAGCATGTACAGAATCGTTTGCTTTCATCATTGCTAATACTGGAGATAATTTTTCACGTGAAAGTGGGTATTCAGGTCCGGCACCTTCAAGCTCGGCTACTAAGATTTTCGTTCCCGCAGGTACTTTAATCCCAGCTAATTTTGCGATATGTTCAGCAGAGTATCCTACGATTGATGGATTTACTGCATATTTACCTTCGTTCATTACAGCATCTTCAAGCTTTTGTAATTCATTTGGTTTCACAAAGTATACTTGATGTGCTTCGAATTCAGCTTTTACAGCTGCATAAATTTCTTTATCTACAATTACTGCTTGCTCAGAAGCACAAATCATACCGTTATCGAAAGATTTAGAAACGATCAAATCGTTTACTGCACGTTTGATTTTTGCAGATTTTTCAATGTAAGCAGGTACGTTACCGGCACCAACACCTAAAGCTGGTTTACCAGTTGAGTATGCTGATTTAACCATACCAGGACCACCAGTTGCCAATACGATCGCAACGCCTGGGTGATTCATCAACATAGATGTCGCATCGATCGATGGTTGTTCGATCCATTGTACACAGTTTTCAGGAGCGCCTGCTGCAATCGCTGCATCGCGAACGATACGAGCTGCTTCAGCAGAACATTTTTGAGCGCTTGGGTGGAAGGCAAAAACGATTGGATTCCCAGTTTTCAAAGCGATCATTGCTTTAAAGATTGTTGTTGATGTTGGGTTTGTTGTTGGTGTAACACCACAAACTACTCCAACTGGTCCAGCGATTTCAATCAAACCTGTTTGTTCATCATTGCTGATTACGCCAACAGTTTTGTTGTCTTTAATACTATTCCAAATATATTCAGAAGCGTACATGTTCTTGATTGCTTTATCTTCAACGATTCCGCGACCAGTTTCTTCCACTGCCATTTTAGCAAGAGGCATATGTTGATCTAAAGCAGCCATTGCCATTTCATGAACAATGTGGTCAACTTTTTCTTGATCGAAACTTTCCATTTCTTTTAAAGCAACATTTGCTTTAGCAGCTAGTTCATCGATCATTGTTTGGACATCAAGAGCTTTTGTTTCTTCTTTTTTCTTCGTTTTTGCCATTGTAATCCTCCTAAGAAAATTTATCATTAATTTGTTTGTTAACTATTTCACATTCACATCATACAACATTCTCGTTTCCTTGTAAATAGTTTTTTGTGATTTTTTTCACAGTTTATAAAAATTTATTTTTCAAAGCGTTTTCATTCAAGAAACATTGTTAAATGAACAAAAAATGGACTGGCTTTCATTTTAAAGCCAATCCATCCTTCTTTTTCCCTATAACTAGTTATTTATTTAATAACACACTTTATTTTGTTCATTATTCCACAATATGGTACTTATTCAGCTCCGTTTATAATACATTCCTGTTGATTCAGGCATTGTTTCAGTAAAACCGAATTGACGATATAGCTCCTTGGCTGGTCCATCTGCAATCAGGCTGATATATGCGGCTGTTGGTATCTCTTGTTCGATATATAGATGCAGCTCCCGCATAATCTTTTTTCCTAATCCCTGACCTTGATAATTGGGGTCCACAGCGATATCCGTGATTTGGAATGCTGTCCCTCCGTCGCCAATGATCCGTCCCATTCCTACTAGAACTTTTTCTTGTGTTCGTAACGTCACACAAAAACAGCTATTTTGCAGTGCTTTGGCAATCGCTTCCGGGTTTCTTGGCGATAAACCAGCTTTGATACGTAGCTGTTGAAATTCTTCCGGAGTCGGAAGGTCATGTGACAAAATGATTTTTTCGCTCAACTGTCGTTCCCCTTTTCCTAAAAAGGCAGCACTCGGAAAATAGCAATCATTTTCTGCGTGCTGTCTATGTCCATTTTTCATCCATAAAAGGATAAAACTTTTATCTAAAGAAGATCTTCGATATCTTTCCAATCATTCCATTGAAATGGGCTGGTCTGTGCAACGAGTTGCTGATAATCAAAGAATTCATTTGGTTTAATATGTAAAATGTCACGTTTGCATTCTTTAATGGATAACCGTTGCTGATTTTTCCAGCGATACAAAAGCAGGTAGTTGAGTAGTTCAGTCTCATTTACCCCTCGGTAGCCGTTATCTTGAAAGGAGCGGCATTTCTGTTTGATTTCTTTCGATAAAAGTACCTTTTGATGCCAAGATAGCTTTTGAATCTTAATCCCCTCCCTAACTTCACGGTGAGAAACTGATCATAATAACAAGCAGTGAAGTCTCAGGCTCACTGTTTTCTCCTCCAAATAGGACGTTTTTCCTGCCATCCATTCGGACATAAAAGCCGAGCTGCTTGTTGGCAGCTCAGCCTTCTCAATTTCTCGATTTTAGCTGATGAAAGATTTAGTCTTTGGTTTCATCCACAGAGTCTGTTACATCTCCCGATTCAGCGATTGATTCCTGTTTTTCTAAAACAACAGATTCTTGTTCAACTGCGGGTGTTTCTGTTGGTGTTGCTGCAGTATTTGGTTTTACAGTACGAATCGCTGCTTGGTCAAATTCCAAAACGATTCCTTCACAATCGATAAAGACTGTCTTGCTAATGTTATCCATCTCAGAAATAACACCATGCAAACCACCGATTGTTACTACTTTGTCCCCGACTTTCATGCTATTTAAAAGTGACTGACGTTCCTGCTGCTGTTTCTTTTGAGAACGAGACATCCAGAACATCATACCTCCTAAAAGGACTAATGTAAAAATCATTGTAATTCCGCCGCCCATTTTTTTCACCTCACCATTCAATCTATATTGAATACGACTAAATAAACAACGCTTCGTGCAATGAACTATTCAGTGCGATTCATATAGTTTTAACTGTAACAAATATTCCTTGATAACACTAGCGTTTTACTATATTTTTTAGAAACTTTTCGCATTTTCTTTATTAAAACCGTACTCTTCAAAAAAGGCCTGTCTAAATTCCAGAAGCTGATCATCCATAATTGCTTGACGCACTTGCTTCATCAAGTTCAATAAGAAGTACAGATTATGGTAAGAAGTCAACCGAATACCAAAGGTTTCATCACACTTGATCAGATGGCGAATATACGCTCTTGTATAATTTTTACATGTGTAGCAATCACACTTCTCGTCCAATGGTCTGAAGTCGTTCGCATACTGCGCGTTTTTAACAACTAAACGTCCTTGAGAAGTCATACAGGTGCCGTTACGGGCAATTCGTGTTGGTAAAACACAGTCAAACATATCGACCCCACGTATCACGCCATCAATCAGTGAATCGGCTGTCCCAACACCCATCAAATAGCGCGGTTTATTTTCAGGAATCAGAGGTGTTGTGAACTCTAATACACGATTCATTTCTTCTTTAGGTTCCCCAACAGACAGACCACCAATAGAGTAACCAGGGAAATCCATACTGATCAAATCTTTGGCGCTTTGACGACGTAAATCTTCAAAGCCTGCACCTTGAATGATGCCAAATAGACCTTGACGATCTGGATTACGATGCGCCTGCAATCCTCTTTCCGCCCAACGAGAGGTTCTTTCAATCGAAGCCTTCACGTAATCATAGCTTTCATCAAACGGTGGACACTCATCAAAGCTCATCATGATATCTGAGCCAAGCTTATTCTGAATATCAATGGCCTTTTCCGGAGATAAAAACATCGGTGAGCCATTCAAATGATTCTTAAAATGAACGCCTTCTTCTGTAATATTTCGCATATCACTTAATGAAAATACTTGAAATCCGCCGGAATCAGTCAGAATCGGTTGATCCCAATTCATAAACTTATGTAATCCACCAGCTTCTTCAACCAAATCTTCTCCAGGTCGAAGCCATAAATGATAGGTATTGCTCAGAATGATTCCTGCGCCCATTTCTTTCAATTCCTCAGGTGCCATTGTCTTGACTGTGGCCAAAGTCCCTACCGGCATAAACATTGGTGTTGGAAATGTGCCGTGTGGTGTGATTATTTCACCAAGACGTGCCCCTGTATGTTTTTCTTTTTTTATTAAACGATAACGAATGGCTGGTTCTGTCATTCATTTCCCTACTTTCTCTTAAAAATTCGTCCTTTCCCATCATACTGTTTTTCCTGTATCTTTGCAAGATTTCTATGAAATCATTACTGCATTTAAGGTATATTTTATGAAATTCCAATCTTTTAAGAAATGCATCTGAACTTTCATTAAAGAAGCTCTGAAATAACCATAGATAAATAGATGAATCTTATTAAAAAATAACCATTTAATGAAGTCTCCCCTTCACTAGTAAGCTATTGAGGAAAACCGCAAAATATTTGCTGATTCCCAGTTTGGCGTTTATGATAAAAAAGGATTATTTTTTTATAGGAAAAGAACAACATCTGTTGCTAGCTACATAAAAAAGCACTGCCGGTTCGACCTATCGCCAAACCGTACACTGCTTCATTATTTATTTATTTATTATGAATGCTTCCAGAGCTTTCATTGCTTCCAATACAACAGTAGGTGTAATGATTTCCTTCATATAATGAATCGTTTCATGAGCCTCAGAAGCTCGCTCTGCGACAGCTAGATATTCCTGATCCGAAAGCTGCATATCCATCTCAGCTAAAGAAGCAGGCAAACCAAGTGAACGGTAGAATGGCAACAGATTTTCGATTTCTGCCCATTTGCCTTCTATTACTAGTTGGACAAATACACCATAGGCGACCTTATTGCCATGCAACTGATTGTGACTGTCAGGAAGGATCGTCAACGCATCATGAATGGAATGTGCTCCGGCAGTTCTGCCATAATCATCACCAAAACCGCCAACCATTCCGCCCAGTAGAATATTGGTTTCGATCACATTCAGAAACGCTTGATTGATCACGCCATCTTCCATTGCCTGAATCCCTAATTCGCTGTCTCGCAATAGGATATCTCTACATTGTTTTGCAGCAAAAGAAGCAACCTCGATTTCAATCGGGTGAACCTCCAATTGAGAAATCATCGTATCTGCTTCGTACCATTTTGCTATCGTATCACCAATTCCCGCAATCATCAGATCGACAGGGGAATGAAGAAGTACTTCTGGCTCAATCAATACTAAGGCATTACTGACTGGAAATACATCATAGCGGTCCATAGAGCCATCTTCATTATAGATGACACTTAATGGTGTATATGCCGCACAGGTCGCTGCAAGTGTTGGCAAAATCAACACAGGAATTTCGCAAGCGTTTGCCGCTGCCTTACCAAGATCAGCGATTTTTCCACCACCAACGGCAATAATGCCTGTCAGTTTTTCACTCTTTACCAAGGCTGAAACAATTTCAGCTTCCTGATCTGTGCATTCTCCATTATAAGTCATAAAGCAAGTATACGTGTTTTCTAATGTAGGGAAAAACGGCTTGGCAGCTTCCCATGAAGATTTTCCATGAAGAACCAATACGCGTTCGATATGTCTGCGCTTCAAGTGGTTTTCCAAATCATTCCATGCGCCTAATCGACATTCGTATTCCTGTGGTGCTCCTCTAACGATCAATGACTGTTCCATACGTTTCTACCCCTTAGATTATTTTTATTCAACCTAGTAATTCAATGGTAATTTAGTCTTTTCCTTTAATACAAACTATGATATGATAAATCACATCGAAAAACAATAAATTTTTATACATTTATGCTGTTTTTTAAGAATATTTATTGCATAAAATTTCAAAAAGGAGTTACGCCCATGAAACTTTTTAAGAAACTATCCGCTCTTATTTTATCTGTTCTATTCGTGCTCACGACGCTGCTTCCTATCCATACCACTTTAGCAGCAGAATCAGATCCTGTCTATGACCGAATTATAGAACGAGGGGAATTGATCGTCGGACTTTCCGCTGACTATGCCCCATATGAATTCCATACAGATGTGGATGGTAAGGATACGATCGTCGGATTTGATGTATCCATTGCTGAAAAAATTGCTGAAGACCTTGGTGTAAAACTAAAAATCGAGGAACTTGGCTTTGATGCTCTATTAGGAGCTTTAAAAACAGACAAGATCGACCTGATTATTTCCGGAATGGCTCCAACACCTGAACGTTTAAAGGAAGTAGATTTCTCTAATCCTTATATGAATGTTCAACAGCGTGTCATTGTTCGCAAAGATGATCAAGATAAATTCCATTCAACGAAGGATTTTAGCGGCATCAAAGTGGGGGTACAAAAACAAACGACCCAAGAAGATCTTGCTAAAAATGAATTGATTGGTTCAACTCCGACCTCCCTTCAGAAGGTACCGGATATCGTGATGAACTTGAAAAATAAAAAAGTAGATGCCATTATTCTTGAGGGACCTGTTGCAGAAGCTTACGTTGACCGAAATGAGGACTTGGTTTTTGCCGATGTTTCTTTTGTTGAAGGTGAAAAGCAGACAGCTATTGCCATGGCTAAAAACACGCCAACACTGATGGAAAACGTCAATGCAACGATTCAAACAATCAATGACGAGAATTTACTGGAAGGCTATAAAAAGGATGCCGCTGAGTTGATGTTTGATGATAATGAAGGCTTTTTACAAA from Enterococcus sp. 9E7_DIV0242 includes these protein-coding regions:
- a CDS encoding DUF6544 family protein; translated protein: MNKNVGKKLRWNRMLLVGILIICVGIALIYLALPGGKLWRNYLDDIAVSFKATEREQATSKRFTKETMQELPEQIQKHIENGGYLNQPLMSNMHIRFYNTKFRMSEDKEPMAIDFQQVNFVERPDRHAFLTGRMFGLPIQAKDSTIDGVGSMTGILAKQIQLFRSTGPEMDQGQLITALADAVFMPALFLQDFVSWTIIDEQTVEGQIAWQGVSAKGQFTFDEHGNIARFDTEDRYRDDNGKSSKLVPWFVTYERYQKQGGHWLPGHVKVNWVMPNGEYTYFESDNMEVDFSVAKDQIG
- a CDS encoding MarR family winged helix-turn-helix transcriptional regulator → MTTIPEREYIFASIFALANRMQKLGDKLEDYVTIKQWMLIAVITKSEKQSLTIGEAAEIIGSSHQNIKKMAVILEKQGFLTLEKHPKDKRVVVISLTEYCRTYFDERGETEEAFLMSLFHGIDSEMMTSLFKGILQLQQNIERMERESNE
- the adhE gene encoding bifunctional acetaldehyde-CoA/alcohol dehydrogenase — protein: MAKTKKKEETKALDVQTMIDELAAKANVALKEMESFDQEKVDHIVHEMAMAALDQHMPLAKMAVEETGRGIVEDKAIKNMYASEYIWNSIKDNKTVGVISNDEQTGLIEIAGPVGVVCGVTPTTNPTSTTIFKAMIALKTGNPIVFAFHPSAQKCSAEAARIVRDAAIAAGAPENCVQWIEQPSIDATSMLMNHPGVAIVLATGGPGMVKSAYSTGKPALGVGAGNVPAYIEKSAKIKRAVNDLIVSKSFDNGMICASEQAVIVDKEIYAAVKAEFEAHQVYFVKPNELQKLEDAVMNEGKYAVNPSIVGYSAEHIAKLAGIKVPAGTKILVAELEGAGPEYPLSREKLSPVLAMMKANDSVHAFDLCEAMLELGGLGHTAVIHTEDEDLQIKFGIRMKACRVLVNSPSAEGGIGNIYNEMIPSLTLGCGSYGKNSVSKNVSAINLINIKTVAKRRNNMQWFKLPPKIFFEKNSLQYLQKMENVERVMIVCDPGMVQFGYADTVRKELQKRKNDVQIEVFSDVEPNPSTNTVYAGTKVMADFKPDTIIALGGGSAMDAAKGMWMFYEHPDTSFFGAKQKFLDIRKRTYKIDKPEKTQFVCIPTTSGTGSEVTPFAVITDSDTHVKYPLADYALTPDVAIVDPQFVMSVPASVTADTGMDVLTHAIESYVSVMASDYTRGLSLQAIKLVFDYLEKSVKTPDMESREKMHNASTMAGMAFANAFLGICHSIAHKIGGEYGIPHGRTNAILLPHIIRYNAKDPSKHAMFPKYDYFRADTDYADIAKFLGLKGKTTAELVDSLVKAVADLGTSVGIDMSLKAQGVTQETLDTTVDHMAELAYEDQCTTANPKEPLISELKQIIIDAYNA
- a CDS encoding GNAT family N-acetyltransferase, which encodes MSEKIILSHDLPTPEEFQQLRIKAGLSPRNPEAIAKALQNSCFCVTLRTQEKVLVGMGRIIGDGGTAFQITDIAVDPNYQGQGLGKKIMRELHLYIEQEIPTAAYISLIADGPAKELYRQFGFTETMPESTGMYYKRS
- a CDS encoding post-transcriptional regulator; this encodes MKIQKLSWHQKVLLSKEIKQKCRSFQDNGYRGVNETELLNYLLLYRWKNQQRLSIKECKRDILHIKPNEFFDYQQLVAQTSPFQWNDWKDIEDLL
- the yajC gene encoding preprotein translocase subunit YajC, whose amino-acid sequence is MGGGITMIFTLVLLGGMMFWMSRSQKKQQQERQSLLNSMKVGDKVVTIGGLHGVISEMDNISKTVFIDCEGIVLEFDQAAIRTVKPNTAATPTETPAVEQESVVLEKQESIAESGDVTDSVDETKD
- the tgt gene encoding tRNA guanosine(34) transglycosylase Tgt, which codes for MTEPAIRYRLIKKEKHTGARLGEIITPHGTFPTPMFMPVGTLATVKTMAPEELKEMGAGIILSNTYHLWLRPGEDLVEEAGGLHKFMNWDQPILTDSGGFQVFSLSDMRNITEEGVHFKNHLNGSPMFLSPEKAIDIQNKLGSDIMMSFDECPPFDESYDYVKASIERTSRWAERGLQAHRNPDRQGLFGIIQGAGFEDLRRQSAKDLISMDFPGYSIGGLSVGEPKEEMNRVLEFTTPLIPENKPRYLMGVGTADSLIDGVIRGVDMFDCVLPTRIARNGTCMTSQGRLVVKNAQYANDFRPLDEKCDCYTCKNYTRAYIRHLIKCDETFGIRLTSYHNLYFLLNLMKQVRQAIMDDQLLEFRQAFFEEYGFNKENAKSF
- a CDS encoding iron-containing alcohol dehydrogenase family protein: MEQSLIVRGAPQEYECRLGAWNDLENHLKRRHIERVLVLHGKSSWEAAKPFFPTLENTYTCFMTYNGECTDQEAEIVSALVKSEKLTGIIAVGGGKIADLGKAAANACEIPVLILPTLAATCAAYTPLSVIYNEDGSMDRYDVFPVSNALVLIEPEVLLHSPVDLMIAGIGDTIAKWYEADTMISQLEVHPIEIEVASFAAKQCRDILLRDSELGIQAMEDGVINQAFLNVIETNILLGGMVGGFGDDYGRTAGAHSIHDALTILPDSHNQLHGNKVAYGVFVQLVIEGKWAEIENLLPFYRSLGLPASLAEMDMQLSDQEYLAVAERASEAHETIHYMKEIITPTVVLEAMKALEAFIINK
- a CDS encoding ABC transporter substrate-binding protein/permease: MKLFKKLSALILSVLFVLTTLLPIHTTLAAESDPVYDRIIERGELIVGLSADYAPYEFHTDVDGKDTIVGFDVSIAEKIAEDLGVKLKIEELGFDALLGALKTDKIDLIISGMAPTPERLKEVDFSNPYMNVQQRVIVRKDDQDKFHSTKDFSGIKVGVQKQTTQEDLAKNELIGSTPTSLQKVPDIVMNLKNKKVDAIILEGPVAEAYVDRNEDLVFADVSFVEGEKQTAIAMAKNTPTLMENVNATIQTINDENLLEGYKKDAAELMFDDNEGFLQKYGKFYLNGAGYTIFLAFIGVLFGTIFGGLLALMKLSKSKILRALAIIYIEYVRGTPLLVQIFIVYFGTGVLGLDLSKVAAGCIALTLNSGAYVAEIVRAGINAVNKGQMEASRSLGMSQSQAMRFIILPQAIKNILPALGNEFVTVIKESSVVSVIGVSELIFQAGNVQGASFKPFLPYLVVSLIYFVLTFTISRLLGVAERRMSTSD